From the Acetobacter aceti genome, one window contains:
- a CDS encoding SPOR domain-containing protein, with protein MTESDSPPPNPHEDRLSRARERMATDYDDDIPPPRRREKGAGRAFALGSLLPADRTTRALTYGAVGLGALLLVGVGGWSLLGHHQSGIPVFGPPPEPIREKPLDPGGMELNDMMPPPMETEQQGATHLAPSPEQPDPAALAARYGAAAKDDALKEAAPKEETAKAAAPPAEEKTAVAGSEQAPAPEESNAPADPEKEAPGKALPSEDSTTAPSATAKEAPASEAGNGAIEEAPPEARQPVAPTARVASKTAKPVTDRPEATKAAGAVSAAASGPYGVQLAALNSQDAALKEWDRIRSISPDLFAGHSPVIEKVTHTNAIFYRLRTRGFDSIASARTFCDSLREHGHACNVLRP; from the coding sequence ATGACCGAAAGCGATTCCCCACCACCCAATCCGCACGAAGACCGTCTCAGTCGTGCCCGTGAGCGCATGGCGACGGACTATGATGACGACATCCCGCCGCCGCGTCGGCGTGAGAAGGGCGCGGGCAGGGCGTTTGCGCTCGGCTCACTGCTGCCTGCCGACAGGACAACGCGTGCGCTGACCTATGGCGCGGTGGGGCTTGGGGCCCTGCTGCTGGTCGGAGTGGGGGGCTGGTCGTTGCTCGGTCACCATCAGAGCGGCATTCCCGTCTTTGGGCCGCCTCCTGAACCCATTCGCGAGAAGCCTCTTGATCCGGGCGGCATGGAACTCAACGACATGATGCCGCCGCCCATGGAAACGGAGCAGCAGGGTGCGACGCATCTGGCGCCTTCTCCCGAGCAGCCTGACCCGGCGGCGCTGGCGGCCCGTTATGGTGCGGCGGCGAAGGATGACGCCCTGAAAGAGGCTGCGCCGAAAGAAGAGACGGCGAAAGCTGCGGCTCCACCTGCGGAAGAAAAGACAGCCGTCGCCGGGAGTGAGCAGGCTCCTGCGCCGGAAGAATCCAATGCGCCTGCTGATCCGGAAAAAGAGGCTCCCGGGAAGGCGCTGCCGAGCGAAGACAGCACCACCGCTCCTTCTGCGACCGCAAAGGAAGCGCCTGCTTCGGAGGCTGGTAACGGGGCCATTGAAGAGGCTCCCCCGGAGGCCAGACAGCCGGTTGCCCCGACAGCCAGGGTTGCCAGCAAAACAGCAAAACCTGTCACCGACAGGCCTGAGGCGACGAAGGCAGCAGGCGCCGTGTCCGCTGCGGCCTCCGGACCTTACGGTGTTCAGCTTGCCGCCCTCAACTCGCAGGATGCCGCCCTCAAGGAGTGGGACAGAATCAGGAGCATTTCCCCGGATCTCTTTGCCGGGCATTCTCCTGTGATCGAGAAGGTGACTCACACCAACGCGATTTTCTACCGTCTGCGCACCAGGGGTTTTGACAGCATCGCGTCCGCCCGGACGTTCTGTGACAGTCTCCGCGAACATGGACATGCCTGTAACGTCCTGCGCCCCTGA